A window of Actinobacillus suis ATCC 33415 contains these coding sequences:
- the mukB gene encoding chromosome partition protein MukB, which translates to MTDINELFEDQTTALQNSAPIAPLANPQHTVSRGKFRSLTLINWNGFFARTFDLDELVTTLSGGNGAGKSTTMAGFVTALIPDLTLLNFRNTTEAGSTSSSRDKGLYGKLKAGVCYAVLESLNSRGQRVITGVRLQQVAGRDKKVDIRSFSLQNVPMSNSIISVLTEQVGEKARVLPLADLKDKFDGSEVVFKQYHSITDYHSFMFDLGVIPKRLRSSADRSKFYKLIEASLYGGISSVITKSLRDYLLPENTGVRQAFQDMESALRENRMTLEAIKVTQSDRDMFKHLITESTNYVSADYMRNANERRGNVQIALEQRRAWYESKSKLELEQQRLIEFSREVADISENESGLEAEYNSANDHLNLVMNALRHQEKIERYQDEVAELNEKLEEQQIALEEVSEQVETAQARADDADDQVEELRSQMADYQQALDAQQTRALQYQQAIAALEKAKQLCGLPHLDLHNVEDYHAEFAAQADDLTDQVFELEQRLSVSDMAKTQFEKAYELVCKISGEIDRSEAWNEARGLLTAFTDQKMQATQAVALRQKLADLEQRLHQQQNAERLLAEFNQKAQTQFETAEELESYFEQQQARLEDVEAELAEFVEVRSTQRQQREQLNQQYNQLAKTAPAWHTAQSALARLEEQCGEKFEASQSVMQFMQNMLTKEREATLARDELARREAALDAQITRLSQPDGSDDVRLNQLAERFGGVLLSELYDDVSIDDAPYFSALYGEARHAIVVRDLESVKAQLEKLEDCPTDLYLIEGDPSAFDDAVFTAEELAEGVVVKVSDRQWRYSKFPEVPLFGRAAREKHLETLKAERDEVSERHAERAFDVQKCQRLHQHLSQFVGTHLSLAFQPNPEEQMQEIAAERTEIERELNQAAGNEQQLRTQLDSAKAKLQMLNKILPLVSLLEDETLADRAEECRAQLDEAEEDEQFVRQFGNYLTQLEPIAASLKSDPAKFEQLEQDYQQAKAEQKQVQQKVFALSDVIQRRVHFSYEEAIGSEGSALTEQLRARLESAQREREQARDQLRQAQAQFTQYNQVLTGLRSSCDAKMQMLQELIREIDDLGVRGDVGAEERARARRDELQQRLSQQRSRKGYLDKQLGTIEAEIDNLTRTLRKAERDYHTQRELVVQAKVSWCLVLKLSRNSDVEKRLNRRELAYQSAEELRSISDKALGALRTAVADNEYLRDSLRASEDSRKPENKVAFFIAVYQHLRERIRQDIIKTDDPIDAIEQMEIELSRLTNELTSREKKLAISAESVANILRKTIQREQNRILQLNQGLQNIAFGQVKGVRLVVNIRDTHAILLNALSNGREEHKDLFDSQKLSFSEALAMLYKRVNPHIDMGQRTPQTIGEELLDYRNYLDLEVETFRGADGWMRAESSALSTGEAIGTGMSILLMVVQSWEEESRRMRAKDILPSRLLFLDEAARLDATSINTLFELCERLDMQLLIAAPENISPERGTTYKLVRKITNNQEYVHVVGLKGFGQH; encoded by the coding sequence ATGACAGATATAAACGAATTATTTGAAGATCAAACCACTGCGTTGCAAAATTCTGCACCAATCGCACCGCTTGCCAATCCTCAGCATACCGTGAGCCGTGGTAAATTCCGTTCGCTTACGTTAATTAACTGGAACGGTTTTTTTGCACGTACCTTCGATTTAGACGAGCTGGTTACCACGCTTTCGGGCGGTAACGGTGCGGGTAAATCCACCACAATGGCGGGTTTTGTGACTGCTTTGATCCCCGATCTTACCCTATTAAACTTCCGTAATACGACAGAAGCCGGTTCAACCTCGAGCTCTCGTGATAAAGGTTTATACGGTAAATTAAAAGCCGGTGTGTGTTATGCGGTGTTAGAGTCATTGAACTCACGTGGACAGCGTGTGATTACCGGTGTGCGTTTACAACAAGTAGCAGGACGTGACAAAAAAGTAGATATTCGTTCGTTCTCGTTACAAAACGTGCCGATGAGCAATTCAATTATCAGCGTCTTAACCGAACAAGTCGGCGAAAAAGCGCGCGTGTTACCGTTAGCGGATTTAAAAGATAAATTTGATGGTTCGGAAGTAGTATTTAAACAATATCACTCGATTACTGATTACCACAGTTTTATGTTCGATTTAGGCGTGATTCCTAAACGTTTACGTTCTTCAGCGGATCGCAGCAAATTCTATAAATTAATCGAAGCATCGCTTTACGGTGGTATTTCAAGCGTGATTACCAAATCGTTACGTGACTATTTATTACCGGAAAACACCGGCGTTCGTCAAGCATTCCAAGATATGGAATCGGCATTACGTGAAAACCGTATGACGTTAGAAGCGATTAAGGTCACGCAATCTGATCGTGATATGTTTAAACACCTGATCACCGAATCAACTAACTACGTGTCGGCTGATTATATGCGCAATGCAAATGAGCGCCGTGGTAACGTACAAATTGCTCTAGAGCAACGCCGAGCGTGGTATGAATCGAAATCTAAACTTGAGTTAGAACAGCAACGTTTAATCGAATTTAGCCGTGAAGTAGCGGATATTTCAGAAAACGAAAGTGGCTTAGAAGCGGAATACAATTCAGCGAACGATCACTTAAATTTGGTGATGAATGCGCTTCGTCACCAAGAAAAAATCGAACGTTATCAAGATGAAGTTGCGGAACTCAATGAAAAGCTAGAAGAGCAACAAATTGCGTTGGAAGAAGTTTCCGAACAAGTAGAAACTGCACAAGCAAGAGCGGATGATGCCGATGATCAAGTGGAAGAGTTACGCTCACAAATGGCGGATTATCAGCAAGCGTTAGATGCTCAGCAAACACGTGCGTTGCAATATCAACAGGCGATTGCTGCATTAGAAAAAGCGAAACAACTTTGTGGCTTACCGCATTTAGATCTCCATAATGTAGAAGATTATCATGCGGAGTTTGCCGCACAGGCGGACGATTTAACCGATCAAGTCTTTGAACTGGAGCAGCGTTTATCCGTTTCAGATATGGCGAAAACGCAGTTCGAAAAAGCTTATGAATTAGTTTGCAAAATTTCCGGTGAAATTGACCGCTCTGAAGCGTGGAATGAAGCGAGAGGTTTGCTAACAGCGTTTACCGATCAAAAAATGCAGGCAACACAAGCGGTCGCTTTACGCCAAAAACTTGCAGATTTGGAACAGCGTTTACATCAACAACAAAATGCGGAACGCTTATTAGCCGAGTTTAATCAAAAAGCCCAAACGCAATTTGAGACAGCGGAAGAATTAGAAAGCTATTTCGAACAGCAACAGGCTCGCCTTGAAGATGTGGAAGCAGAATTAGCGGAATTTGTTGAAGTGCGTTCGACTCAGCGTCAGCAACGTGAGCAGCTTAATCAGCAATATAACCAACTAGCGAAAACCGCACCGGCATGGCATACGGCGCAATCCGCATTAGCACGTTTAGAAGAGCAATGTGGTGAAAAATTTGAAGCCAGCCAGTCAGTAATGCAGTTTATGCAAAATATGCTGACTAAAGAGCGTGAAGCAACCTTAGCTCGTGATGAATTAGCACGCCGAGAAGCCGCGTTAGACGCACAGATTACTCGTTTAAGTCAGCCGGACGGTTCGGATGATGTCCGCTTAAATCAATTGGCGGAACGTTTTGGCGGCGTGTTGCTTTCTGAATTATATGATGATGTTTCAATTGATGATGCACCGTATTTCTCAGCACTTTACGGTGAAGCTCGTCACGCTATTGTGGTGCGTGATTTAGAAAGCGTTAAAGCACAATTAGAAAAATTAGAGGATTGCCCGACAGACCTTTATTTGATTGAAGGTGACCCGTCAGCATTTGATGATGCGGTATTTACTGCAGAAGAATTAGCCGAAGGTGTGGTGGTCAAAGTATCTGATCGTCAATGGCGTTATTCTAAGTTCCCGGAAGTGCCGTTATTCGGACGTGCAGCACGTGAGAAACATCTAGAAACGTTAAAAGCAGAACGTGATGAAGTGAGCGAACGACATGCGGAACGTGCCTTTGACGTGCAAAAATGTCAGCGTTTACATCAGCATTTAAGCCAATTTGTCGGTACGCATTTAAGTTTAGCCTTCCAGCCGAATCCGGAAGAGCAAATGCAAGAAATTGCGGCGGAACGTACTGAAATCGAACGTGAACTTAACCAAGCGGCAGGCAATGAACAGCAATTACGCACCCAATTAGATTCGGCAAAAGCAAAATTGCAAATGTTGAATAAAATTCTACCGCTTGTGAGCTTGTTAGAAGACGAAACCTTAGCGGATCGTGCGGAAGAATGCCGTGCGCAATTAGATGAAGCGGAAGAAGATGAACAGTTCGTTCGCCAATTCGGTAATTACTTAACTCAATTAGAACCGATTGCGGCGAGCTTGAAGAGCGATCCGGCGAAGTTTGAACAGTTGGAGCAAGATTACCAACAAGCTAAAGCAGAACAAAAACAAGTACAACAAAAAGTTTTTGCACTGTCTGATGTGATTCAACGCCGAGTGCATTTCAGCTACGAAGAAGCGATCGGTTCGGAAGGATCTGCATTAACCGAACAATTACGAGCTCGTTTAGAGAGCGCACAACGTGAACGTGAGCAAGCCCGTGATCAATTACGTCAAGCACAAGCACAATTTACTCAATACAACCAAGTGTTAACTGGGTTACGCAGTTCGTGTGATGCGAAAATGCAGATGTTGCAAGAATTGATTCGTGAAATCGATGACTTAGGCGTACGGGGTGATGTCGGTGCGGAAGAACGTGCAAGAGCTCGTCGTGACGAATTACAACAACGTTTAAGCCAACAGCGTTCACGCAAAGGTTATTTAGATAAACAATTAGGTACGATTGAAGCGGAAATTGATAATTTAACCCGTACGCTACGCAAAGCGGAACGTGATTACCACACACAACGTGAGTTAGTGGTGCAAGCGAAAGTCAGCTGGTGTTTGGTACTTAAACTTTCACGTAACAGCGATGTAGAAAAACGCTTAAATCGCCGTGAGTTAGCTTATCAATCGGCGGAAGAATTACGTTCGATTTCCGATAAAGCGTTAGGTGCTTTACGTACCGCTGTGGCGGATAACGAATATCTCCGTGACAGCCTACGAGCTTCGGAAGATAGCCGTAAGCCGGAAAATAAAGTCGCATTCTTTATTGCGGTTTATCAGCACTTACGTGAGCGTATTCGTCAGGATATTATCAAAACCGATGATCCGATTGATGCGATTGAACAAATGGAAATTGAGTTATCTCGTTTAACCAACGAATTAACCAGCCGTGAGAAAAAATTAGCAATCAGTGCGGAATCGGTCGCCAATATCTTGCGTAAAACGATTCAACGTGAGCAAAACCGTATCTTGCAGCTTAACCAAGGGCTACAAAATATTGCCTTCGGTCAGGTGAAAGGCGTTCGCTTAGTCGTGAATATTCGTGATACGCACGCAATCCTACTTAACGCATTGAGCAATGGTAGAGAAGAGCATAAAGACTTATTCGACAGCCAAAAACTCAGTTTCTCAGAAGCGTTGGCAATGTTGTATAAACGTGTGAATCCGCATATTGATATGGGACAACGTACGCCACAAACGATCGGTGAAGAGTTATTAGATTACCGTAACTATTTAGATCTTGAAGTGGAAACCTTCCGTGGCGC
- the mukE gene encoding chromosome partition protein MukE, which produces MTEQIQDVISPKLAVAIANPIFPELDSQLRAGRHINTEQLDEHAFLMDFQTELESFYRRYHVELIRAPEGFFYLRPKASTLIARSAMSEMEMLVGKVLCYLYLSPERLAQQGIFSQDDVYEELMNLADESKLLKAVNPRSTGSDLDKAKLAEKVGGALRRLARIGIITRIGEQNSKKFVISESVFRFGADVRVGDDPREAQLRLIRDGEATTPAILAEQAVEFAENSATDELEDETE; this is translated from the coding sequence ATGACAGAGCAAATTCAAGACGTTATTTCTCCAAAATTGGCAGTGGCAATTGCTAACCCGATTTTCCCAGAGCTAGACAGCCAACTTCGTGCCGGTCGCCATATTAATACGGAACAGCTGGACGAACACGCATTCTTAATGGACTTCCAAACCGAGTTAGAAAGTTTTTACCGCCGTTATCACGTGGAATTAATTCGTGCGCCGGAAGGCTTTTTCTACTTACGTCCGAAAGCATCAACCTTGATCGCCCGTTCGGCAATGTCGGAAATGGAAATGTTAGTGGGTAAAGTGCTTTGCTATCTTTACCTCAGTCCGGAGCGTTTAGCCCAACAAGGCATTTTCAGCCAAGACGATGTGTATGAAGAGCTAATGAATCTCGCTGATGAAAGCAAATTACTTAAGGCGGTGAACCCACGTTCGACCGGTTCTGACTTAGATAAAGCAAAATTAGCAGAGAAAGTTGGTGGTGCGCTACGCCGTTTAGCACGTATCGGTATTATTACCCGTATCGGAGAGCAAAACAGCAAAAAATTTGTCATCTCGGAATCAGTGTTCCGCTTCGGAGCGGATGTTCGAGTGGGAGATGATCCACGAGAAGCACAATTACGCTTAATTCGTGATGGTGAAGCGACAACACCGGCAATTTTAGCGGAACAAGCGGTCGAATTTGCAGAAAATTCTGCAACTGACGAATTAGAAGATGAAACAGAATAA